The Methylacidimicrobium sp. B4 genome contains a region encoding:
- a CDS encoding adenine phosphoribosyltransferase: MTFLLQSTLSRLKEKVRTIPDFPEKGILYRDITPLIGDGQFFRLVMMIFLERYQRRKIDKIAAIDARGFIFAGALAHILGIGLIPIRKKGKLPHETFEVTYSSEYGLNTLTIHRDAVAKGEQVLILDDVLATGGTAEAATRLIERCGGTPIELGFLIELRGLKGKERLSRYPVYSILQFP; encoded by the coding sequence ATGACCTTCCTTCTGCAAAGCACCCTGTCCCGTCTCAAAGAGAAGGTTCGGACCATTCCGGATTTTCCAGAAAAGGGGATCCTCTATCGGGATATTACCCCCCTCATCGGTGACGGACAGTTCTTCCGGCTGGTGATGATGATCTTCCTGGAACGATACCAGCGGAGAAAGATCGACAAGATCGCCGCGATTGACGCCCGGGGATTCATCTTTGCTGGAGCGCTGGCCCACATCCTCGGCATCGGGCTCATCCCGATTCGCAAGAAAGGGAAGCTTCCCCATGAGACCTTCGAAGTCACGTACAGCTCCGAATACGGTCTTAACACGTTGACCATCCATCGGGACGCCGTGGCAAAGGGCGAGCAGGTGCTGATTCTCGATGACGTGCTCGCCACGGGTGGCACGGCGGAGGCAGCCACCAGGCTGATCGAGCGCTGCGGCGGGACCCCGATCGAGCTCGGTTTCCTGATCGAGCTTCGCGGGCTCAAAGGCAAGGAGCGGCTCTCGCGATACCCGGTCTACTCGATCCTGCAGTTTCCTTAG
- the aspS gene encoding aspartate--tRNA ligase, with protein MRTANRWRTHHCAQLRKTDVGRNVRLCGWVDRRRDHGGLVFVDLRDREGISQIVFHPEEHPEAAEIGKALHAEDLVQVEGLVARRPEGTENTGLATGEIEVVAQSVRLLNSCLPLPFPLDATVENEELRLAFRFLDLRRPRMLENLRLRHRIVRAVREYLDGQGFLDVETPILSKSTPEGARDFLVPSRMAPGSFYALPQAPQQYKQLLMVGGVERYYQIARCFRDEDLRADRQPEFTQIDLEASFVETEDVQFWVEGVLGKIFRDVLDTGLPLPFPRMSYHEAMDRYGSDKPDLRYGIDLYDVGEIFRESDLKVFRTVLDEGGVVKAVNGKGLAKMGASELAALEELARSLGAKGLAYVRVESSGWRSPIGKFLTAGQREALARTLGASEGDLLLFAADRWELACEILGRIRLRLAELSGERRAHSEWKFLWVTDFPLFAFDREEGRWTSMHHPFTRPHPEDLELLEEGRFGAVRALAYDVVLNGTELGGGSIRIHESELQQKIFSILGIDPQMQEERFGHLLRAFRYGAPPHGGVALGLDRLVMLLAGAESIRDVIAFPKNRHGADPLTGSPSGVEAKQLRELRITAGRGEA; from the coding sequence ATGAGAACCGCGAATCGGTGGCGCACGCATCATTGCGCTCAGCTGCGGAAGACAGACGTGGGCCGAAACGTGCGGCTCTGCGGCTGGGTCGACCGGCGGAGAGACCATGGCGGGCTTGTCTTTGTCGATCTCCGGGATCGAGAGGGAATCTCCCAGATCGTCTTTCATCCAGAGGAGCACCCGGAGGCTGCGGAGATCGGGAAGGCCCTGCACGCCGAGGATCTCGTGCAGGTGGAAGGGTTGGTGGCGAGACGGCCCGAAGGGACCGAAAACACCGGTTTGGCCACCGGGGAGATCGAGGTGGTTGCCCAGTCGGTTCGACTGCTCAACTCCTGCCTGCCGCTGCCGTTTCCCCTCGATGCGACCGTGGAGAACGAAGAGCTGCGGTTAGCCTTCCGTTTCCTCGACTTGCGGCGTCCTCGGATGCTCGAAAACCTCCGGCTCCGCCATCGGATCGTCAGGGCGGTGAGAGAATACCTGGACGGGCAGGGCTTTCTGGATGTGGAAACTCCCATCCTCTCGAAGAGCACACCCGAAGGAGCGCGGGATTTCCTGGTTCCAAGCCGGATGGCTCCCGGCTCCTTCTATGCCCTGCCTCAGGCTCCCCAACAGTACAAACAGCTGCTCATGGTCGGCGGAGTCGAACGCTACTATCAGATCGCCCGCTGCTTCCGCGACGAAGACTTGCGGGCGGACCGCCAGCCCGAATTTACCCAGATCGATCTGGAGGCGTCCTTCGTCGAGACCGAAGACGTCCAGTTCTGGGTCGAAGGAGTGCTTGGGAAGATCTTTCGCGATGTTCTCGATACCGGCCTCCCGCTCCCCTTCCCTCGAATGAGCTATCACGAAGCGATGGATCGTTACGGGAGCGACAAGCCCGATCTGCGGTACGGGATCGACCTTTACGATGTTGGGGAGATCTTTCGGGAGTCGGACCTGAAAGTCTTCCGAACGGTCCTGGATGAGGGTGGGGTAGTCAAGGCGGTGAACGGGAAAGGGCTGGCGAAGATGGGAGCCTCAGAGCTGGCGGCGCTCGAGGAGCTCGCTCGAAGCCTGGGGGCCAAGGGCCTGGCCTACGTTCGGGTGGAGAGTTCCGGCTGGAGATCGCCGATCGGGAAATTTCTTACGGCCGGGCAGCGGGAGGCGCTTGCGCGCACGCTCGGTGCGAGCGAAGGCGATCTGCTCCTTTTCGCGGCCGATCGCTGGGAGCTCGCCTGTGAAATTCTTGGCCGCATCCGGCTGCGGCTGGCGGAGCTCTCCGGGGAACGAAGAGCCCATTCCGAATGGAAATTCCTCTGGGTGACCGATTTTCCTCTGTTTGCCTTCGACCGGGAGGAGGGCCGGTGGACTTCCATGCATCATCCCTTCACTCGGCCGCATCCGGAGGATCTGGAGCTTTTGGAGGAAGGGCGCTTTGGAGCGGTTCGGGCGTTGGCCTACGACGTCGTGCTCAACGGGACGGAGCTGGGCGGGGGCAGCATCCGGATTCATGAGTCGGAACTGCAGCAGAAGATCTTTTCGATCCTGGGGATCGATCCCCAGATGCAGGAGGAGCGTTTCGGCCATCTGCTCCGGGCCTTCCGTTATGGAGCTCCTCCCCATGGGGGCGTCGCGCTCGGCCTCGACCGGCTCGTCATGCTTTTGGCTGGCGCGGAATCGATTCGGGACGTCATCGCCTTTCCGAAGAACCGGCATGGTGCCGATCCCCTCACGGGCTCTCCCTCGGGGGTCGAGGCGAAGCAGCTTCGGGAGCTGCGGATCACTGCGGGGAGGGGAGAGGCGTGA
- a CDS encoding DUF4412 domain-containing protein, translating to MEHRFPRGAALLRIAMVLAGGFSLCAALSASSEPAKEPYRLANQFSVIQTIQVDGGKAFVQHLYRDGDKLRVDVQEGPETQIIILRKDQKKVYTILPAQKLVLESAYRDAGASTNLGLPGEAGAVWEWQGKETIHGHSCAKYLVRGDSKSLSVWLDEAGNYPLRVAPAAGKTVIDWDQYQVGPQPSNLFEPPADFRKMSMSFPERPR from the coding sequence ATGGAACATCGCTTTCCCCGAGGCGCCGCATTGCTGCGGATCGCCATGGTTCTTGCGGGAGGCTTTTCCCTCTGCGCAGCTCTGTCTGCGTCGAGCGAGCCGGCTAAGGAACCGTACAGGCTGGCCAATCAATTCTCCGTTATCCAGACGATCCAGGTCGATGGTGGGAAGGCCTTCGTGCAGCACCTCTATCGGGATGGGGACAAGCTTCGGGTCGACGTCCAGGAGGGCCCGGAGACCCAGATCATCATCCTGCGCAAGGACCAGAAGAAGGTCTACACGATTCTCCCGGCGCAGAAGCTCGTCCTGGAGAGCGCCTACCGGGATGCCGGAGCGTCGACCAATCTGGGCCTCCCAGGTGAGGCGGGTGCCGTCTGGGAGTGGCAAGGGAAGGAGACGATTCACGGTCATTCCTGCGCGAAGTATCTCGTACGGGGAGACTCGAAGAGCCTCTCTGTCTGGCTGGACGAAGCCGGCAACTATCCCTTGCGCGTCGCGCCAGCGGCCGGGAAGACCGTGATCGATTGGGATCAGTATCAAGTGGGACCGCAGCCTTCCAATCTCTTTGAGCCGCCGGCGGATTTCCGGAAAATGTCGATGAGCTTTCCCGAACGGCCGCGGTAA
- the metG gene encoding methionine--tRNA ligase → MAERFFLTTAIDYVNGSPHLGHAYEKTLADALARYQRLCGRSVFFLTGVDEHGQKVQQSARALGLDPQDFCDRQSGLFRALWDRLDISFDQFARTTEPRHKEAVQSCLCRLQEKELLRFEEHEGFYSLRQEQFVTEKERVDGRWPEIFGEVVPMREPNYFFLLSRFGEQIRREIESRPDWIVPEFRRNELLAALRRPLQELCISRPRSRLAWGIPLPFDERYVTYVWFDALLNYVSFAREGEGGTWWPADLQIIGKDILVPAHGVYWPAILAALGLPLPRRLLVHGWWLNRGAKMSKSTGNAIDPLPYLDRFGSEALRYFLLREMTLGNDADFSDEKLLQRYQSDLANDLGNFAHRSLSMIARYRGGRVPGWIDSEAGQSERELASAFDEEAYRVAFDQGDTGTGLAVAWAFIGRANRYVDQAAPWKVARAPASEKRLDLILAILAETLRRIAILIEPALPRSSRKLLTELGVSEPPLLSRAVFAPPRESYSAGAPEPLFPRVEG, encoded by the coding sequence ATGGCAGAGCGCTTTTTCCTCACGACGGCGATCGACTACGTCAATGGCTCCCCTCATCTGGGGCATGCCTACGAAAAGACCCTTGCCGACGCCCTTGCGCGCTACCAGCGCCTCTGCGGGCGCTCAGTCTTTTTCCTGACCGGGGTCGACGAGCATGGGCAAAAGGTGCAGCAATCGGCCCGGGCTCTCGGGCTCGATCCGCAGGATTTCTGCGATCGGCAAAGCGGCCTCTTCCGCGCGCTCTGGGACCGACTCGACATCTCCTTCGACCAGTTCGCCCGCACGACCGAACCACGGCACAAGGAAGCGGTTCAGTCCTGTCTCTGCCGTCTCCAGGAGAAGGAGCTCCTCCGCTTTGAGGAGCACGAGGGCTTTTACAGCCTGCGGCAAGAGCAGTTCGTGACCGAAAAGGAGAGGGTGGATGGCCGCTGGCCGGAGATCTTCGGCGAAGTGGTCCCGATGCGCGAGCCGAACTACTTCTTCCTTCTTTCCCGATTCGGAGAGCAGATCCGGCGCGAAATCGAATCCCGACCGGACTGGATCGTCCCCGAATTTCGCCGTAACGAACTCCTGGCCGCCTTGCGACGTCCACTGCAGGAGCTCTGCATTTCCCGGCCGCGAAGCCGCCTTGCCTGGGGCATTCCGCTGCCCTTCGATGAGCGCTATGTCACCTATGTCTGGTTCGACGCCCTCCTCAATTATGTCTCTTTTGCCCGAGAAGGGGAGGGCGGCACCTGGTGGCCCGCCGACCTTCAGATCATCGGAAAGGACATCCTCGTGCCGGCGCACGGCGTCTACTGGCCGGCGATCCTCGCGGCATTAGGGCTTCCGCTCCCGCGGAGGCTCCTGGTACACGGCTGGTGGCTCAATCGGGGAGCCAAGATGAGCAAATCGACGGGGAACGCAATCGATCCCCTCCCCTACCTCGACCGCTTCGGTTCCGAAGCCCTCCGTTACTTTCTCTTGCGAGAGATGACCCTCGGCAACGATGCCGACTTCTCGGACGAGAAGCTTCTCCAGAGGTACCAGAGCGATCTGGCCAACGATTTGGGGAATTTCGCGCACCGTTCCCTCTCCATGATCGCACGTTATCGGGGAGGACGCGTTCCCGGCTGGATCGATTCGGAAGCCGGGCAGTCGGAGAGGGAGCTCGCTTCGGCCTTCGACGAAGAGGCCTACCGAGTCGCCTTCGACCAGGGCGACACGGGCACGGGCCTCGCGGTTGCGTGGGCCTTCATCGGCCGAGCCAACCGCTACGTCGACCAGGCCGCTCCTTGGAAAGTAGCCCGGGCACCCGCTTCGGAAAAGCGGCTGGACCTCATTTTGGCGATCCTGGCAGAGACGCTCCGGCGGATTGCCATCCTCATCGAACCCGCACTACCTCGAAGCAGCCGAAAGCTGCTGACCGAGCTCGGCGTCTCCGAACCCCCGCTCCTCTCCCGTGCCGTCTTTGCACCGCCCAGAGA
- a CDS encoding HU family DNA-binding protein, translating into MGNLTRRDLVVQVAEETNLPQQQAARVLGSLLRILMESFGNRQNIELRNFGVFEIALRRARVGRNPRSPGRDITIPPRAVVRFKPGKQVKRILQKVTQELLEEGAAKKSSP; encoded by the coding sequence ATGGGAAACCTGACGCGAAGGGATTTGGTGGTGCAGGTTGCGGAGGAGACCAATCTACCGCAGCAGCAGGCGGCAAGGGTCCTGGGCTCTTTATTGCGAATTCTCATGGAGAGCTTCGGGAATCGCCAGAATATCGAGCTGCGGAATTTCGGCGTGTTCGAAATCGCGTTGCGTCGTGCCCGTGTCGGCCGGAACCCTCGGAGCCCGGGACGGGACATCACGATCCCTCCTCGCGCGGTCGTCCGCTTCAAGCCAGGGAAGCAGGTCAAGCGAATCCTGCAAAAGGTGACGCAAGAGCTTCTGGAGGAGGGTGCGGCGAAAAAAAGCTCGCCCTGA
- a CDS encoding DMT family protein, with translation MKTILLLVVSNLFMTLAWYGHLKFREQPLLLAIVASWGLAFFEYIFQVPANRMGSYEFSVTQLKVLQECITLLVFTVVAYFLFGAVPRWNLLIAYGFLVAAVYFAFKG, from the coding sequence ATGAAAACAATTCTTCTGCTCGTCGTCTCGAACCTCTTCATGACCCTTGCCTGGTATGGGCATTTGAAATTTCGCGAGCAACCGCTTCTGCTGGCGATTGTCGCAAGCTGGGGGCTCGCTTTCTTCGAATATATCTTTCAGGTGCCGGCCAACCGGATGGGATCCTACGAATTCTCCGTGACCCAGCTCAAGGTCCTCCAGGAGTGCATCACCCTCCTGGTCTTCACGGTCGTGGCCTATTTTCTCTTCGGCGCAGTCCCCCGATGGAATCTTCTGATCGCCTACGGCTTCCTGGTCGCCGCGGTCTATTTCGCCTTCAAAGGGTAG
- the dcd gene encoding dCTP deaminase, whose translation MGVHSDSWIRRKALEEGMIEPFVETQVRKAASEEPVVSYGLSSYGYDLRVSNEFKIFTNVFHTVVDPKLFDPRSFVDVTADACIIPPNSFALARSVEYFRIPRSVITICLGKSTYARCGIIVNVTPFEPEWEGHVTLEISNTTPLPAKVYANEGLAQVIFLEAAEPCEVSYAERNGKYMRQRGITCPRP comes from the coding sequence ATGGGCGTCCACTCTGACTCCTGGATCCGTCGAAAGGCTCTGGAGGAGGGGATGATTGAACCCTTCGTCGAAACCCAGGTCCGAAAAGCCGCCTCCGAAGAGCCGGTGGTTAGCTACGGCCTCTCGAGCTACGGCTACGACCTGCGCGTGTCGAATGAATTCAAGATCTTCACGAACGTGTTCCACACCGTGGTCGATCCGAAGCTCTTCGACCCCCGCTCCTTTGTCGACGTCACCGCCGACGCGTGCATCATTCCCCCCAATTCCTTTGCGCTTGCGCGCAGCGTCGAGTACTTCCGCATTCCCCGAAGTGTGATCACGATCTGCCTGGGAAAATCGACCTATGCCCGGTGCGGGATCATCGTGAACGTGACCCCATTCGAGCCGGAATGGGAAGGGCACGTCACCTTGGAGATTTCCAACACGACCCCGCTTCCGGCCAAAGTCTACGCCAATGAAGGCTTGGCCCAGGTCATCTTTCTGGAAGCGGCCGAGCCGTGCGAGGTTTCGTACGCCGAGCGTAACGGCAAGTATATGCGACAGAGGGGAATCACTTGCCCCAGGCCGTGA
- the rlmN gene encoding 23S rRNA (adenine(2503)-C(2))-methyltransferase RlmN: MKRHLLDQTPEEWEMGSGPPYQRRVLSQWVFEKRVPSFEQMTNLPLSLRKELADRYRLRSLRLARRLENADGVQKLLWEMEGGDAVESVLIPSEADPGSGRLTLCLSSQIGCAYRCAFCASGLQGFRRNLSSGEILEQLLQAEEGVGRRIDNLVFMGMGEPLANWDSLVRSLRLLTAPGGFAMSPRRITVSTSGLVPEIRRLAEEPLAVGLAVSLHAASDTLRSRLMPVNRKYPLPLLLEACEEYSRKKRQPITLEYILLAGVNDSDAESARLGRVARRLRAKINLIPYNRVPSLPWERTEPDRVDRFERLLRESGCRVTVRRRKGEEILAACGQLRLAATEDSPVPESTQRSRDASFSQPPHLLLVDPQKGR; this comes from the coding sequence ATGAAACGGCATCTCCTCGACCAGACTCCCGAGGAGTGGGAGATGGGAAGCGGGCCCCCCTATCAACGCAGGGTCTTGAGCCAATGGGTTTTCGAGAAGCGTGTTCCTTCCTTTGAGCAGATGACGAACCTGCCTCTCTCGCTACGGAAAGAGTTGGCCGACCGATACCGGCTCCGCTCGCTCCGCCTGGCCCGCCGGCTCGAGAACGCCGACGGCGTCCAAAAGCTGCTCTGGGAGATGGAAGGAGGGGATGCTGTCGAAAGCGTCTTGATCCCCTCCGAGGCGGACCCCGGCAGCGGGAGGCTTACACTCTGCCTTTCCAGCCAGATCGGCTGTGCCTACCGTTGCGCCTTTTGTGCAAGCGGCCTTCAGGGCTTCCGACGCAACCTCTCCTCGGGAGAGATCCTCGAGCAGCTCCTGCAAGCCGAGGAGGGGGTGGGTCGGCGCATCGACAACCTGGTCTTCATGGGAATGGGGGAACCGCTGGCCAACTGGGATTCCCTTGTGCGCTCCCTCCGCCTCCTCACGGCCCCCGGGGGTTTTGCCATGAGCCCTCGGCGGATTACGGTGTCGACCAGCGGCTTGGTTCCGGAGATTCGAAGGCTGGCGGAGGAGCCTTTGGCCGTGGGGCTCGCCGTATCGCTCCATGCCGCAAGCGATACCCTTCGTTCCCGTCTCATGCCGGTGAACCGCAAGTATCCCCTTCCCTTGCTGCTGGAGGCCTGCGAAGAGTACAGCCGAAAGAAGCGGCAGCCGATTACCCTGGAGTACATCCTCCTGGCTGGGGTCAACGACTCGGACGCAGAGAGCGCGCGCTTGGGCCGGGTCGCTCGTCGGCTTCGGGCGAAGATCAACCTGATCCCGTATAATCGGGTTCCGTCGTTGCCTTGGGAGCGGACCGAGCCCGACCGAGTGGATCGGTTCGAGCGCTTGTTGCGGGAGAGCGGCTGTCGGGTCACGGTGAGGAGGCGGAAAGGGGAAGAGATCCTTGCGGCTTGTGGCCAGCTTCGCCTGGCTGCCACCGAGGATTCGCCAGTTCCGGAATCCACCCAGCGCTCCAGGGATGCGTCGTTCTCGCAGCCGCCACATTTGTTGCTCGTCGATCCGCAAAAAGGTCGGTAG
- the pyk gene encoding pyruvate kinase: protein MNEPMWKRKTRIIATLGPSTESEEKIGELISRGVDVFRFNMSHASADWVRRTSAIVREQSRRFGRHVGLLLDTQGPAIRTGDLSSRLELHPGDIFTFTVRGDPSVDERSVSVNYDDLAQDLRVGDVVLVDNGVIQMKVLEKQGFRVRCEVVTRGVMGSRRHINLPGVRVNLPPLTKKDLLDVDLGVECQMDYFALSFVREANDVDLLRQILIARGSKAVIVAKIEDQAAVQNLPQILESADAIMVARGDLGIECPFEELPIIQRRIVKMCLQKMKPVIVATHLLESMTQNPVPTRAEITDIANAVYEQADALMLSGETAAGRYPLECVSLLDRVIRRTERSGGAGYAAFAELLEDQQKIASAAVHLADQVRAAAICVFTRQGKLTATVASLRPRYSPIYALAGEEDLCRRLILRYGTEPIPSRYPTSQEEGIVIAEEELRKRGVVSSGDKVILLSEVPLHSERARLVVFYQVE, encoded by the coding sequence GTGAACGAACCGATGTGGAAGCGGAAAACGCGGATCATTGCCACGCTTGGGCCGAGCACGGAGTCCGAAGAGAAGATCGGTGAGCTGATTTCTCGCGGGGTCGATGTCTTCCGTTTCAATATGTCCCATGCTTCTGCGGATTGGGTGCGGAGAACCAGCGCCATCGTGCGCGAGCAGAGTCGCCGCTTCGGGAGACATGTGGGACTCCTTCTCGACACCCAGGGGCCGGCCATTCGCACGGGAGATCTCTCGAGCCGGCTCGAGCTTCATCCCGGCGACATCTTCACCTTTACGGTGAGGGGGGATCCGAGCGTCGATGAGCGCTCCGTCTCCGTGAACTACGACGACCTGGCCCAAGACCTGCGAGTCGGCGACGTGGTTTTGGTGGACAACGGGGTCATTCAGATGAAGGTGCTCGAGAAGCAGGGATTCCGCGTCCGCTGCGAAGTCGTCACCCGTGGCGTCATGGGGAGCCGACGGCACATCAATCTGCCTGGCGTTCGAGTGAACCTTCCTCCTTTGACCAAGAAGGACTTGCTGGATGTCGACCTCGGAGTGGAGTGCCAGATGGACTATTTCGCGCTCTCCTTCGTGCGGGAGGCGAACGACGTCGATCTGCTACGGCAGATCCTGATTGCCAGGGGATCCAAGGCGGTGATCGTCGCAAAGATCGAGGACCAAGCCGCCGTCCAGAACCTGCCGCAGATTCTCGAGTCGGCCGACGCGATCATGGTGGCCCGCGGGGATCTCGGGATCGAGTGTCCCTTCGAGGAGCTGCCGATCATCCAACGACGGATCGTGAAGATGTGCCTCCAGAAAATGAAACCAGTCATCGTGGCGACGCACCTACTGGAGAGCATGACCCAGAATCCCGTGCCCACCCGAGCCGAGATCACCGACATCGCCAATGCGGTCTACGAGCAGGCCGATGCCTTGATGCTTTCGGGTGAGACCGCGGCGGGACGCTATCCCCTCGAGTGCGTCTCTCTCCTGGACCGGGTCATCCGGCGGACCGAGCGGAGCGGAGGAGCCGGCTACGCGGCATTTGCCGAGCTCCTCGAGGATCAGCAGAAAATCGCCAGCGCGGCCGTTCACTTGGCGGACCAGGTCCGTGCGGCGGCCATCTGCGTGTTCACTCGTCAGGGGAAGCTTACGGCGACGGTGGCCAGCCTTCGACCTCGCTATTCTCCCATCTACGCCCTGGCCGGCGAGGAGGACCTCTGCCGCAGGCTCATCCTTCGCTACGGGACCGAACCGATCCCTTCGCGCTATCCCACGAGTCAGGAAGAGGGGATCGTGATCGCGGAAGAAGAGCTGCGGAAGCGAGGGGTCGTTAGTTCCGGAGACAAGGTCATCCTCCTTTCCGAGGTCCCCCTTCACAGCGAGAGGGCCCGTCTGGTCGTCTTCTACCAGGTCGAATAG
- a CDS encoding SDR family oxidoreductase has translation MKHSFSGSSAWITGASSGLGAEFARRLAPEVACLILTARREERLHELAREIEREHRKVQILVAPADLTAPEGIEGVIDRIAAKRVEVDLLVNNAGVGDFGLFYQGDADRLREMLDLNVKAFTFLLWWLLPGMIRRGRGCIINVGSIAGLRPVPSYAAYAATKAYVHSLSHGLEWELAGTGVTLTQVCPASVATEFFERAVRCPEDQKKVGGPPFMWTSPEEVVRISLDAARRGKPQVTPGFLPGLCASIFSYVPLSLLGKVYRAVLSGKRKPGGEWAEERMLVEKRSHGRPL, from the coding sequence GTGAAGCATTCTTTTTCGGGTTCTTCGGCATGGATCACCGGAGCCTCTTCCGGGCTGGGGGCCGAGTTTGCGCGGCGGCTCGCTCCGGAGGTTGCCTGCCTGATTCTCACGGCTCGCCGGGAGGAACGGCTACACGAGCTGGCCAGGGAGATCGAGCGGGAGCACCGGAAGGTGCAGATCCTCGTAGCTCCCGCTGACTTGACTGCTCCGGAGGGCATCGAAGGGGTGATCGATCGGATCGCGGCCAAGCGGGTCGAGGTCGATCTGCTGGTCAACAACGCCGGAGTCGGAGATTTCGGGTTGTTTTATCAGGGCGACGCGGACCGCCTTCGTGAGATGCTCGACCTCAATGTCAAAGCCTTCACTTTTCTTCTCTGGTGGTTGTTGCCGGGAATGATTCGGCGAGGGAGAGGATGCATCATCAACGTTGGATCGATCGCCGGGCTGCGGCCCGTTCCATCTTATGCGGCCTATGCGGCGACCAAGGCCTACGTCCACAGCCTCTCTCACGGATTGGAATGGGAGCTGGCGGGAACCGGTGTCACCCTGACCCAAGTCTGTCCCGCGTCGGTGGCGACCGAGTTCTTCGAGCGGGCGGTCCGATGCCCGGAAGACCAGAAGAAGGTTGGCGGTCCCCCGTTCATGTGGACCTCCCCCGAGGAGGTCGTCCGCATCTCCCTTGACGCGGCCAGGCGAGGCAAGCCGCAGGTCACGCCAGGCTTCCTTCCCGGGCTTTGCGCGTCGATCTTCTCCTACGTTCCGCTCTCTCTCCTGGGGAAGGTCTACCGGGCGGTTCTCTCCGGAAAGCGCAAGCCGGGAGGGGAATGGGCGGAAGAGCGGATGCTTGTGGAGAAGCGGAGCCATGGGCGTCCACTCTGA
- the hisS gene encoding histidine--tRNA ligase, with translation MQPLPGFRDFYPEELAFREAILSRWRGTARRYGFVEYDGPVLEPLDLYRKKSGSEILDQVYQFSDRGGRLVAMRPEITPTLVRMVRARHRDYRKPLKWFSIPQVYRYERAQRGRLREHFQWNCDILGEESREADIEVIALLIDSLRGFGLGPEDFVVRLSDRGFWARFFERHQVREEERYGLFQAIDKIERQPREKTEEALGPLAAPVFRLIEEGEPWEPVERVLAGLGARGLAPFAEQDYRVVRGLAYYTGTVFEAFDRQGAFRAIAGGGRYDDLLERLGGESMPAVGFGMGDVVLGELLREKGKLEATLPQPEISVIISEEEVRPAAVRLVQLLRDQGFSVDYPLHAAKPKKQWERAEAIGARHALGVDVRVIEGMVEFREMASRKSRLISLEAIGSLLQAARAEPEFPGESTTLGLPREGKG, from the coding sequence ATGCAGCCTCTTCCCGGATTTCGAGACTTTTACCCGGAGGAACTCGCTTTCCGGGAAGCGATCCTGTCCCGCTGGCGGGGCACCGCGCGACGCTATGGCTTCGTCGAGTACGACGGTCCCGTCCTTGAGCCGCTCGATCTCTATCGAAAAAAATCCGGCTCCGAGATCCTGGATCAGGTTTACCAGTTCAGCGATCGCGGAGGCAGGCTGGTCGCCATGCGGCCCGAGATTACGCCGACGCTCGTGCGCATGGTCCGGGCGCGTCACCGGGACTATCGCAAGCCGTTGAAATGGTTCTCGATCCCCCAAGTGTACCGCTACGAGCGGGCGCAGCGAGGCCGGCTGCGGGAGCATTTCCAGTGGAATTGCGACATCCTCGGGGAGGAGTCCCGGGAAGCCGATATCGAAGTCATCGCCCTGTTGATCGACTCGCTCCGCGGCTTTGGGCTGGGGCCGGAGGACTTCGTGGTGCGGTTGAGCGACCGCGGGTTCTGGGCCAGGTTTTTTGAGCGGCACCAAGTGCGGGAGGAAGAGCGGTATGGCCTCTTTCAGGCGATCGACAAGATCGAGCGTCAACCGCGCGAAAAGACCGAGGAGGCCCTGGGCCCCTTGGCGGCTCCGGTTTTTCGGCTGATCGAGGAGGGTGAGCCTTGGGAGCCGGTGGAACGGGTGTTGGCCGGGTTGGGCGCGCGCGGGCTTGCGCCATTCGCCGAGCAGGATTACCGCGTCGTGCGCGGCCTTGCCTATTATACCGGGACCGTCTTCGAAGCGTTCGACCGGCAAGGAGCCTTTCGGGCCATCGCCGGAGGGGGTCGGTATGATGACCTTCTGGAGCGTCTGGGCGGCGAGTCGATGCCGGCGGTCGGATTTGGCATGGGCGATGTGGTGCTGGGAGAGCTGCTTCGCGAGAAAGGGAAGCTTGAGGCGACGCTCCCGCAGCCGGAGATCTCCGTCATCATTTCCGAGGAAGAGGTTCGTCCGGCGGCCGTCCGGCTGGTACAGTTGCTGCGGGATCAGGGATTTTCGGTCGATTACCCTCTCCACGCCGCCAAGCCCAAGAAGCAGTGGGAGCGGGCCGAGGCGATCGGCGCCCGTCATGCCCTCGGTGTGGACGTCCGCGTGATCGAGGGGATGGTGGAATTCCGGGAGATGGCTTCCCGGAAGAGCCGGCTCATATCGCTGGAAGCCATCGGATCGCTTCTCCAAGCGGCGAGAGCGGAGCCCGAATTTCCTGGAGAATCGACGACGCTCGGGCTGCCCCGGGAGGGGAAGGGATAG